Proteins from a genomic interval of Lycium barbarum isolate Lr01 unplaced genomic scaffold, ASM1917538v2 unchr_scaffold_07, whole genome shotgun sequence:
- the LOC132625572 gene encoding TMV resistance protein N-like isoform X5 has translation MNNPRTIIVSRCWMHKKKGVPDKESALYMHEARFIKQIVEDIMAKLGGQRHASNAKNLVGMESQMQKVYKMLGVGSGGVRFVGIWGMSGVGKTTLARLIYDNNSGQFEGACFLHEVRDRSAKQGLERLQEILLSEILVIKDLRINNLFDGVKMQKHRLRYKKVLLVLDDVNHIDHLDVLAGKREWFGPGSRIIITTKDKHLLVKHDVEKMYKMRTLHEDESLQLFKQYAFKQNHPTKKFEDLSAQVIKYAAGLPLALKVLGSFLYGRDLAEWTSEVERLKQIPEDEILRKLEPSFTGLNSNEQKIFLDIACFFTGKKKDSVTRILKSFNFIPVIGVKVLMEKSLITISEGRIFMHQLIQEMGWHIVRREAFDYPREYSRLWMSEDISHVLARNMGTEKVEGISLNSTKTYTDISQALERILGTDKIEGTSLNFTNTKEVNVSVTAFMQMTRLRFLKIKNAYVSQGPVILPSELNWLSWHGYASKSLPIDFQGERLVSLKLKNSRIIQLWKGSKIMGKLKYINLSHSHKLIRTPDFSGTPNLERLILEECTSLVEINFSVGDLKKLLLLNLKNCINLKTLPKSIGLENLEVLILSGCSKLKIFPEIEEEMNCLSELYLEATALSEVPTSVEKLSGVNVINLSSCKHLESLPNSIVRLKCLKILNVSKCSKLKNLPDDLGFLVGLEGLHCDDTPIDMMPSTISHLKNLKHLTLRRCNALAFQNDMGLAFSNLSGLCSLTMLDIGGCSISDGGILCNLGFLPSLMELNLGGNTFTNISAASISGLTRLKVLQLVGCSRLEHFPELPRAIEEVHADECTSLKSINQLAKYPTLRRLSLSECHQIHDASLVDALWSNMLKGLNVLSNDISICIPGWEIPKWFTNKKLGHDVTLTLPNNWYTDNFWGFAFCIVFEGMACSILYDDYLQPSQGFSVMLKFKTCDGKEGSTRSAVGVKGGDPTFGNSDHTLLACVPSRRFLTALNH, from the exons GAAAGACAACTCTAGCGAGACTTATCTATGATAATAATTCAGGTCAATTTGAGGGTGCATGTTTTCTTCATGAGGTTAGAGACCGTTCAGCAAAACAAGGCCTAGAGCGATTGCAAGAGATACTTCTTTCTGAGATCCTTGTCATAAAAGACCTAAGGATCAACAATTTATTTGACGGAGTTAAAATGCAAAAACATAGGCTGCGGTACAAAAAGGTTCTTCTCGTTCTTGATGATGTTAATCACATAGATCATTTAGATGTTTTAGCTGGAAAGCGTGAATGGTTTGGTCCCGGAAGTAGAATCATCATAACAACTAAAGACAAACACTTGCTTGTTAAGCATGATGTAGAAAAGATGTACAAAATGAGAACATTACATGAAGATGAAAGTTTACAACTCTTTAAACAGTATGCTTTCAAGCAGAACCATCCTACCAAGAAATTTGAGGATCTATCAGCTCAAGTGATAAAGTATGCTGCTGGACTCCCCTTGGCTCTGAAAGTCCTAGGCAGTTTCTTGTATGGAAGAGATTTGGCAGAATGGACAAGTGAAGTGGAACGATTGAAACAAATCCCGGAAGATGAAATTTTGAGGAAACTCGAACCAAGTTTCACTGGACTCAACAGTAACGAGCAAAAGATATTCTTAGACATTGCGTGCTTCTTTACGGGGAAAAAGAAAGATTCAGTGACTAGAATACTTAAGAGTTTTAATTTTATCCCAGTTATTGGTGTGAAAGTTCTCATGGAGAAATCTTTAATTACTATTTCAGAAGGTAGGATTTTTATgcaccaattgatacaagaaatGGGCTGGCACATTGTTCGTCGAGAAGCTTTTGATTACCCAAGAGAGTATAGCAGGCTATGGATGTCCGAAGATATTTCTCATGTACTTGCAAGAAATATG GGCACAGAAAAGGTTGAAGGCATATCTCTGAACTCCACTAAGACGTACACAGATATTTCTCAAGCACTTGAAAGAATTTTG GGCACAGATAAGATCGAAGGGACGTCATTGAACTTCACTAACACCAAAGAAGTGAATGTTAGTGTCACGGCCTTCATGCAGATGACCAGACTGAGGTTTCTCAAAATCAAGAATGCATATGTTTCTCAGGGTCCTGTTATTCTTCCTAGTGAGTTGAACTGGCTTTCTTGGCACGGATATGCTTCAAAAAGTCTGCCAATTGACTTTCAGGGAGAACGACTCGTTAgtttgaagttgaaaaatagtCGCATCATACAGCTTTGGAAAGGCTCCAAG ATTATGGGAAAATTGAAGTACATTAACCTTAGCCATTCACATAAGCTAATAAGGACTCCAGATTTTTCGGGTACCCCTAATCTTGAAAGGTTGATTCTTGAAGAGTGCACAAGTTTGGTAGAAATCAATTTTTCTGTTGGAGATCTGAAAAAGCTATTGTTGCTCAATTTGAAGAATTGCATCAATTTAAAGACCCTACCAAAGAGTATTGGATTGGAAAATCTTGAGGTTCTTATTCTATCAGGCTGCTCAAAGCTAAAAATATTCCCAGAAATAGAAGAGGAAATGAATTGTTTATCGGAACTATATTTGGAAGCGACTGCGTTGAGTGAAGTACCCACATCAGTTGAGAAACTATCAGGAGTTAATGTGATAAATCTAAGCTCATGCAAGCATCTTGAGAGTCTTCCAAATAGTATTGTTAGGTTGAAATGTCTTAAAATACTTAACGTGTCCAAGTGCTCAAAACTCAAAAATTTACCAGATGATTTGGGGTTTTTAGTAGGTTTGGAGGGGCTCCATTGTGATGACACACCCATCGACATGATGCCGTCCACCATTTCCCATCTAAAGAACCTTAAGCACTTAACTCTACGTCGATGTAATGCTTTGGCATTTCAGAACGATATGGGTCTAGCTTTCTCTAATTTATCGGGTCTTTGTTCATTGACAATGCTGGATATAGGTGGCTGCAGCATTTCAGACGGAGGCATCCTATGTAATCTTGGATTCTTACCATCTTTGATGGAATTGAATCTTGGTGGTAACACTTTTACCAATATCTCAGCTGCAAGCATCAGTGGACTCACTCGACTAAAGGTCCTTCAATTGGTTGGTTGTAGTAGGCTTGAGCACTTCCCAGAGCTTCCTCGAGCTATAGAAGAGGTGCATGCGGATGAATGTACATCTTTGAAGAGTATCAATCAATTAGCAAAATATCCAACATTGCGCCGACTTTCACTTAGCGAATGTCATCAAATTCATGATGCTTCCTTGGTTGATGCTCTATGGAGTAACATGCTCAAG GGATTAAACGTGCTAAGTAATGATATCAGTATTTGTATCCCTGGATGGGAGATTCCCAAGTGGTTTACAAATAAGAAGTTGGGGCACGATGTTACTCTGACCCTTCCCAATAATTGGTACACAGACAACTTCTGGGGATTTGCTTTTTGTATTGTTTTTGAAGGTATGGCATGTTCCATTCTATACGATGATTACCTACAACCATCACAGGGATTTTCGGTTATGCTTAAATTCAAAACATGTGATGGTAAGGAAGGCAGTACACGTAGCGCTGTTGGCGTAAAAGGGGGTGATCCTACTTTTGGGAACTCAGACCACACTCTCCTTGCCTGTGTACCATCTCGTCGTTTTCTGACAGCTTTAAATCACTAA
- the LOC132625572 gene encoding TMV resistance protein N-like isoform X6, producing MHKKKGVPDKESALYMHEARFIKQIVEDIMAKLGGQRHASNAKNLVGMESQMQKVYKMLGVGSGGVRFVGIWGMSGVGKTTLARLIYDNNSGQFEGACFLHEVRDRSAKQGLERLQEILLSEILVIKDLRINNLFDGVKMQKHRLRYKKVLLVLDDVNHIDHLDVLAGKREWFGPGSRIIITTKDKHLLVKHDVEKMYKMRTLHEDESLQLFKQYAFKQNHPTKKFEDLSAQVIKYAAGLPLALKVLGSFLYGRDLAEWTSEVERLKQIPEDEILRKLEPSFTGLNSNEQKIFLDIACFFTGKKKDSVTRILKSFNFIPVIGVKVLMEKSLITISEGRIFMHQLIQEMGWHIVRREAFDYPREYSRLWMSEDISHVLARNMGTEKVEGISLNSTKTYTDISQALERILGTDKIEGTSLNFTNTKEVNVSVTAFMQMTRLRFLKIKNAYVSQGPVILPSELNWLSWHGYASKSLPIDFQGERLVSLKLKNSRIIQLWKGSKIMGKLKYINLSHSHKLIRTPDFSGTPNLERLILEECTSLVEINFSVGDLKKLLLLNLKNCINLKTLPKSIGLENLEVLILSGCSKLKIFPEIEEEMNCLSELYLEATALSEVPTSVEKLSGVNVINLSSCKHLESLPNSIVRLKCLKILNVSKCSKLKNLPDDLGFLVGLEGLHCDDTPIDMMPSTISHLKNLKHLTLRRCNALAFQNDMGLAFSNLSGLCSLTMLDIGGCSISDGGILCNLGFLPSLMELNLGGNTFTNISAASISGLTRLKVLQLVGCSRLEHFPELPRAIEEVHADECTSLKSINQLAKYPTLRRLSLSECHQIHDASLVDALWSNMLKGLNVLSNDISICIPGWEIPKWFTNKKLGHDVTLTLPNNWYTDNFWGFAFCIVFEGMACSILYDDYLQPSQGFSVMLKFKTCDGKEGSTRSAVGVKGGDPTFGNSDHTLLACVPSRRFLTALNH from the exons GAAAGACAACTCTAGCGAGACTTATCTATGATAATAATTCAGGTCAATTTGAGGGTGCATGTTTTCTTCATGAGGTTAGAGACCGTTCAGCAAAACAAGGCCTAGAGCGATTGCAAGAGATACTTCTTTCTGAGATCCTTGTCATAAAAGACCTAAGGATCAACAATTTATTTGACGGAGTTAAAATGCAAAAACATAGGCTGCGGTACAAAAAGGTTCTTCTCGTTCTTGATGATGTTAATCACATAGATCATTTAGATGTTTTAGCTGGAAAGCGTGAATGGTTTGGTCCCGGAAGTAGAATCATCATAACAACTAAAGACAAACACTTGCTTGTTAAGCATGATGTAGAAAAGATGTACAAAATGAGAACATTACATGAAGATGAAAGTTTACAACTCTTTAAACAGTATGCTTTCAAGCAGAACCATCCTACCAAGAAATTTGAGGATCTATCAGCTCAAGTGATAAAGTATGCTGCTGGACTCCCCTTGGCTCTGAAAGTCCTAGGCAGTTTCTTGTATGGAAGAGATTTGGCAGAATGGACAAGTGAAGTGGAACGATTGAAACAAATCCCGGAAGATGAAATTTTGAGGAAACTCGAACCAAGTTTCACTGGACTCAACAGTAACGAGCAAAAGATATTCTTAGACATTGCGTGCTTCTTTACGGGGAAAAAGAAAGATTCAGTGACTAGAATACTTAAGAGTTTTAATTTTATCCCAGTTATTGGTGTGAAAGTTCTCATGGAGAAATCTTTAATTACTATTTCAGAAGGTAGGATTTTTATgcaccaattgatacaagaaatGGGCTGGCACATTGTTCGTCGAGAAGCTTTTGATTACCCAAGAGAGTATAGCAGGCTATGGATGTCCGAAGATATTTCTCATGTACTTGCAAGAAATATG GGCACAGAAAAGGTTGAAGGCATATCTCTGAACTCCACTAAGACGTACACAGATATTTCTCAAGCACTTGAAAGAATTTTG GGCACAGATAAGATCGAAGGGACGTCATTGAACTTCACTAACACCAAAGAAGTGAATGTTAGTGTCACGGCCTTCATGCAGATGACCAGACTGAGGTTTCTCAAAATCAAGAATGCATATGTTTCTCAGGGTCCTGTTATTCTTCCTAGTGAGTTGAACTGGCTTTCTTGGCACGGATATGCTTCAAAAAGTCTGCCAATTGACTTTCAGGGAGAACGACTCGTTAgtttgaagttgaaaaatagtCGCATCATACAGCTTTGGAAAGGCTCCAAG ATTATGGGAAAATTGAAGTACATTAACCTTAGCCATTCACATAAGCTAATAAGGACTCCAGATTTTTCGGGTACCCCTAATCTTGAAAGGTTGATTCTTGAAGAGTGCACAAGTTTGGTAGAAATCAATTTTTCTGTTGGAGATCTGAAAAAGCTATTGTTGCTCAATTTGAAGAATTGCATCAATTTAAAGACCCTACCAAAGAGTATTGGATTGGAAAATCTTGAGGTTCTTATTCTATCAGGCTGCTCAAAGCTAAAAATATTCCCAGAAATAGAAGAGGAAATGAATTGTTTATCGGAACTATATTTGGAAGCGACTGCGTTGAGTGAAGTACCCACATCAGTTGAGAAACTATCAGGAGTTAATGTGATAAATCTAAGCTCATGCAAGCATCTTGAGAGTCTTCCAAATAGTATTGTTAGGTTGAAATGTCTTAAAATACTTAACGTGTCCAAGTGCTCAAAACTCAAAAATTTACCAGATGATTTGGGGTTTTTAGTAGGTTTGGAGGGGCTCCATTGTGATGACACACCCATCGACATGATGCCGTCCACCATTTCCCATCTAAAGAACCTTAAGCACTTAACTCTACGTCGATGTAATGCTTTGGCATTTCAGAACGATATGGGTCTAGCTTTCTCTAATTTATCGGGTCTTTGTTCATTGACAATGCTGGATATAGGTGGCTGCAGCATTTCAGACGGAGGCATCCTATGTAATCTTGGATTCTTACCATCTTTGATGGAATTGAATCTTGGTGGTAACACTTTTACCAATATCTCAGCTGCAAGCATCAGTGGACTCACTCGACTAAAGGTCCTTCAATTGGTTGGTTGTAGTAGGCTTGAGCACTTCCCAGAGCTTCCTCGAGCTATAGAAGAGGTGCATGCGGATGAATGTACATCTTTGAAGAGTATCAATCAATTAGCAAAATATCCAACATTGCGCCGACTTTCACTTAGCGAATGTCATCAAATTCATGATGCTTCCTTGGTTGATGCTCTATGGAGTAACATGCTCAAG GGATTAAACGTGCTAAGTAATGATATCAGTATTTGTATCCCTGGATGGGAGATTCCCAAGTGGTTTACAAATAAGAAGTTGGGGCACGATGTTACTCTGACCCTTCCCAATAATTGGTACACAGACAACTTCTGGGGATTTGCTTTTTGTATTGTTTTTGAAGGTATGGCATGTTCCATTCTATACGATGATTACCTACAACCATCACAGGGATTTTCGGTTATGCTTAAATTCAAAACATGTGATGGTAAGGAAGGCAGTACACGTAGCGCTGTTGGCGTAAAAGGGGGTGATCCTACTTTTGGGAACTCAGACCACACTCTCCTTGCCTGTGTACCATCTCGTCGTTTTCTGACAGCTTTAAATCACTAA
- the LOC132625572 gene encoding TMV resistance protein N-like isoform X7: MAKLGGQRHASNAKNLVGMESQMQKVYKMLGVGSGGVRFVGIWGMSGVGKTTLARLIYDNNSGQFEGACFLHEVRDRSAKQGLERLQEILLSEILVIKDLRINNLFDGVKMQKHRLRYKKVLLVLDDVNHIDHLDVLAGKREWFGPGSRIIITTKDKHLLVKHDVEKMYKMRTLHEDESLQLFKQYAFKQNHPTKKFEDLSAQVIKYAAGLPLALKVLGSFLYGRDLAEWTSEVERLKQIPEDEILRKLEPSFTGLNSNEQKIFLDIACFFTGKKKDSVTRILKSFNFIPVIGVKVLMEKSLITISEGRIFMHQLIQEMGWHIVRREAFDYPREYSRLWMSEDISHVLARNMGTEKVEGISLNSTKTYTDISQALERILGTDKIEGTSLNFTNTKEVNVSVTAFMQMTRLRFLKIKNAYVSQGPVILPSELNWLSWHGYASKSLPIDFQGERLVSLKLKNSRIIQLWKGSKIMGKLKYINLSHSHKLIRTPDFSGTPNLERLILEECTSLVEINFSVGDLKKLLLLNLKNCINLKTLPKSIGLENLEVLILSGCSKLKIFPEIEEEMNCLSELYLEATALSEVPTSVEKLSGVNVINLSSCKHLESLPNSIVRLKCLKILNVSKCSKLKNLPDDLGFLVGLEGLHCDDTPIDMMPSTISHLKNLKHLTLRRCNALAFQNDMGLAFSNLSGLCSLTMLDIGGCSISDGGILCNLGFLPSLMELNLGGNTFTNISAASISGLTRLKVLQLVGCSRLEHFPELPRAIEEVHADECTSLKSINQLAKYPTLRRLSLSECHQIHDASLVDALWSNMLKGLNVLSNDISICIPGWEIPKWFTNKKLGHDVTLTLPNNWYTDNFWGFAFCIVFEGMACSILYDDYLQPSQGFSVMLKFKTCDGKEGSTRSAVGVKGGDPTFGNSDHTLLACVPSRRFLTALNH, from the exons GAAAGACAACTCTAGCGAGACTTATCTATGATAATAATTCAGGTCAATTTGAGGGTGCATGTTTTCTTCATGAGGTTAGAGACCGTTCAGCAAAACAAGGCCTAGAGCGATTGCAAGAGATACTTCTTTCTGAGATCCTTGTCATAAAAGACCTAAGGATCAACAATTTATTTGACGGAGTTAAAATGCAAAAACATAGGCTGCGGTACAAAAAGGTTCTTCTCGTTCTTGATGATGTTAATCACATAGATCATTTAGATGTTTTAGCTGGAAAGCGTGAATGGTTTGGTCCCGGAAGTAGAATCATCATAACAACTAAAGACAAACACTTGCTTGTTAAGCATGATGTAGAAAAGATGTACAAAATGAGAACATTACATGAAGATGAAAGTTTACAACTCTTTAAACAGTATGCTTTCAAGCAGAACCATCCTACCAAGAAATTTGAGGATCTATCAGCTCAAGTGATAAAGTATGCTGCTGGACTCCCCTTGGCTCTGAAAGTCCTAGGCAGTTTCTTGTATGGAAGAGATTTGGCAGAATGGACAAGTGAAGTGGAACGATTGAAACAAATCCCGGAAGATGAAATTTTGAGGAAACTCGAACCAAGTTTCACTGGACTCAACAGTAACGAGCAAAAGATATTCTTAGACATTGCGTGCTTCTTTACGGGGAAAAAGAAAGATTCAGTGACTAGAATACTTAAGAGTTTTAATTTTATCCCAGTTATTGGTGTGAAAGTTCTCATGGAGAAATCTTTAATTACTATTTCAGAAGGTAGGATTTTTATgcaccaattgatacaagaaatGGGCTGGCACATTGTTCGTCGAGAAGCTTTTGATTACCCAAGAGAGTATAGCAGGCTATGGATGTCCGAAGATATTTCTCATGTACTTGCAAGAAATATG GGCACAGAAAAGGTTGAAGGCATATCTCTGAACTCCACTAAGACGTACACAGATATTTCTCAAGCACTTGAAAGAATTTTG GGCACAGATAAGATCGAAGGGACGTCATTGAACTTCACTAACACCAAAGAAGTGAATGTTAGTGTCACGGCCTTCATGCAGATGACCAGACTGAGGTTTCTCAAAATCAAGAATGCATATGTTTCTCAGGGTCCTGTTATTCTTCCTAGTGAGTTGAACTGGCTTTCTTGGCACGGATATGCTTCAAAAAGTCTGCCAATTGACTTTCAGGGAGAACGACTCGTTAgtttgaagttgaaaaatagtCGCATCATACAGCTTTGGAAAGGCTCCAAG ATTATGGGAAAATTGAAGTACATTAACCTTAGCCATTCACATAAGCTAATAAGGACTCCAGATTTTTCGGGTACCCCTAATCTTGAAAGGTTGATTCTTGAAGAGTGCACAAGTTTGGTAGAAATCAATTTTTCTGTTGGAGATCTGAAAAAGCTATTGTTGCTCAATTTGAAGAATTGCATCAATTTAAAGACCCTACCAAAGAGTATTGGATTGGAAAATCTTGAGGTTCTTATTCTATCAGGCTGCTCAAAGCTAAAAATATTCCCAGAAATAGAAGAGGAAATGAATTGTTTATCGGAACTATATTTGGAAGCGACTGCGTTGAGTGAAGTACCCACATCAGTTGAGAAACTATCAGGAGTTAATGTGATAAATCTAAGCTCATGCAAGCATCTTGAGAGTCTTCCAAATAGTATTGTTAGGTTGAAATGTCTTAAAATACTTAACGTGTCCAAGTGCTCAAAACTCAAAAATTTACCAGATGATTTGGGGTTTTTAGTAGGTTTGGAGGGGCTCCATTGTGATGACACACCCATCGACATGATGCCGTCCACCATTTCCCATCTAAAGAACCTTAAGCACTTAACTCTACGTCGATGTAATGCTTTGGCATTTCAGAACGATATGGGTCTAGCTTTCTCTAATTTATCGGGTCTTTGTTCATTGACAATGCTGGATATAGGTGGCTGCAGCATTTCAGACGGAGGCATCCTATGTAATCTTGGATTCTTACCATCTTTGATGGAATTGAATCTTGGTGGTAACACTTTTACCAATATCTCAGCTGCAAGCATCAGTGGACTCACTCGACTAAAGGTCCTTCAATTGGTTGGTTGTAGTAGGCTTGAGCACTTCCCAGAGCTTCCTCGAGCTATAGAAGAGGTGCATGCGGATGAATGTACATCTTTGAAGAGTATCAATCAATTAGCAAAATATCCAACATTGCGCCGACTTTCACTTAGCGAATGTCATCAAATTCATGATGCTTCCTTGGTTGATGCTCTATGGAGTAACATGCTCAAG GGATTAAACGTGCTAAGTAATGATATCAGTATTTGTATCCCTGGATGGGAGATTCCCAAGTGGTTTACAAATAAGAAGTTGGGGCACGATGTTACTCTGACCCTTCCCAATAATTGGTACACAGACAACTTCTGGGGATTTGCTTTTTGTATTGTTTTTGAAGGTATGGCATGTTCCATTCTATACGATGATTACCTACAACCATCACAGGGATTTTCGGTTATGCTTAAATTCAAAACATGTGATGGTAAGGAAGGCAGTACACGTAGCGCTGTTGGCGTAAAAGGGGGTGATCCTACTTTTGGGAACTCAGACCACACTCTCCTTGCCTGTGTACCATCTCGTCGTTTTCTGACAGCTTTAAATCACTAA